DNA from Macadamia integrifolia cultivar HAES 741 chromosome 12, SCU_Mint_v3, whole genome shotgun sequence:
AGGACTCCAAATCGTCCCtaaaagtaggggtgtcaatacctaaaccgaaccggtaaaatcgcCTGGGACCGAGCCGATTGAACctggaccaaaccgaaccaaagccTTGTTGGGCTGGTTTTGGTTTGGCATACTGTAACCCCCTTAAGaaatcgaaccgcaccgaaaaccgattgaaccctaaactaaaccaaaactGATTTAAAAATCGgaccaaaattgaatcaaatcggTAAGAAACTGAAAACAGCCCAAAAATCGCCAAGGAAATCAAAATTTGTAtagttttgtatggaaaatcatatccaaattggtcaaaaaatcgatacctgatgagcacatttatgtgtgaaatctaggatagtaaaacatgcattttacatatttagaatggagctaccttgggttttactctctttttgcagattttatattttcaaggccttaaggactatcgggcgctatatcttcaattttacacgtaaagaggtcctatttctttccatggttgcgaagagggcgaaattctgagcaagatggacgtgttcaattaaaagtacacattcgtttggtcacccgtaaaaatgattattcttttgggtcagaaaaagaataatggattagaactgaaccgagatgcagaaccagcccatttgcagttgtcccagaggtacaaggaatattctaaatgccaacaaggatcgatggatcacatccttaattgattgaagattcgtttttggtaataacaactacctagtgtagttagtgagctatggtgtacaaaatttccttgttcaccaagaggtctcaagttcgaatctcatggttgttttttttagagaattttgttgaagatttcctacttttcactcacttaaagcactaagggcatggaggggatttccacatcaaattagaagcaaggaaaatcgtggaagcaagaagagaagaaaaaaaaaaggaaagagaaaaaaaNNNNNNNNNNNNNNNNNNNNNNNNNNNNNNNNNNNNNNNNNNNNNNNNNNNNNNNNNNNNNNNNNNNNNNNNNNNNNNNNNNNNNNNNNNNNNNNNNNNNAATGAAACTTGGCTACTGTTTGAGTTACAGTCAAGTTTACAACCCCGGATAGTAGCtaggtgggtattttcaaactTACTCCCAGAATTTCAGTTCCTTCGCTGTTACCATGGGATTGCAGCTTTGCGCCATAGGttaattttaagtttttcaTTAACTCTAAAGCATCTAAATTAAGAAGCTAAACTTTTTCTTCATCTCTAAAACCATTATAAGAAGCAGAAACAGGTTATCTCCTCAACAAAGATTCCAAAGATTTTAATCCATTTTCCATATAACAAAAACAGGAGTGGATCGAAGCTACTGATTTGTTCAACATTTATGGATATCTAATTATCAGAATTATTACATCATCAATTCCATATGGCACACCAAACCGTCCATGaataaaactcttttttttttttttttgccgtttaaaccAAGTTACTGTCTCAATCCTCCTCCTCTCCAAGAAAACAACAAAACGCAGAAAATCTAGAGAGGAAATTTCTAGAAAACCTTATCATCCTCTGCCATTCAGTTGGTGACTTTGGTGTGATATTGTACAAATGTACAACTAGACCATAAAGTCGCTGATATTTTTCCTGAGTTGATCCGtttaagaaaagggaaaaaaaaagagcaattcAGAGATGGAAAGGTCTGAAATGGCTGATTCTGAAATACCTCCACGACGTGGGGAAGAAGAACAGGGAGGGGATGCTGAAGGAGTACCAGTAGTtgcagcagaggaagaagagaaaaaattggAACAGAATGACAAAACCCACCAACGTCTCTGTGATTTCTGCAATGAATCGTTGGCTATCTTGTACTGCAGAGCCGACACCGCCAAGCTCTGCTTCTCGTGCGACCGTGAAGTCCACTTAGGGAACCCACTTTTTCGGAAGCACACTCGTTCCCTTCTGTGTGATTGCTGTGATTCAAAGCCGGCTTCCATTTTCTGTTCCACTGAGAATATTGTTCTCTGCCAGAACTGTGATTGGGAAACCCATGATGTCTTATCTTCTCTGCACGACAGGAGACCGTTGGAGGAGTTTTCTGGGTGCCCATCGGTGACTGATTTTTCATCGATTTTTGGGTTTGATGACGTTGGGGACAAGTCTCTGTTGCCGATGGCAGATCAGGATGATGGTGGCTTGGTGGGTTCTGGGTTTTATGCTTCTGTGGGAGGAATAGTTGATGAGCTTTCTGATGCGTTTGTATGGGAGACTTCACCTGTTGTTAGTCTTGACGATCTGATTCTATCCTCTAATTCCAGCCATAATTTTCAAGCTATTGGAAATCCTCCTCTACCCAAGGTGATATAAGACTTGATTATTCCTTCTGTTAATAATTTTATATGTTCCTTATTCTCGACCTCGacatgtcccccccccccccccccNNNNNNNNNNNNNNNNNNNNttttttttttggggggggggggggtgtgggtgtTGGCGTGGGGTGGTTTTGGGTGTTGTAAGTTTGAATTCTTTTGTGTTATTCTAATGGTATTACTATTGTTATTATGATATTCATTTGTTGCTGTTGTTTTACTGAGTACTGATTGTTAATTATATATCTAAACGCACCATGGCTTGGCTGTAGACATTTTTTTGATTCCTGGCAGTTCGTTTCACACTTCCAACAGTTCTGTGCTGTTCTTACTCTTTTTTACACAATTATTTATTCTCTGTCCTCCACTTTTGAATCATTGGAGATTGTTAAGAGGAAATCATTGGAGATTATAAAGTTTCCTCTTAATTGTTATTCACTATAACTATGGTTTTTTACATATCTTTGTCATTGTTGCTATTCAGACTTCAAACTCCAAACTCTCAACatagaaaatggaaaatacaAGTATATAACACAAGTAGATATTGCTGGTCAGTTGAGTCTGAATCATGAATTTTTGTCAGATTTCTTCTTAGTTGTTGTCTTTACCGTACTACTGTTTTGTAGCGACGGTCTTCTGATACCATTTCGTTGCCATTGTTTCTATTCAAATTTCGATGTCTGCATTTTTCTAAATAATTAtgattattttgttttgatttgtttctttctGTTGGTTCTCTTCCTAAACTATCTCTTATAACTGTTTATGAATATGGGTTCAATTTGTTCCAAGGAACATTCTCTTCATGCCTTAGCACAGTTATCTTGTTTTTACTACTATAACAATAATCTTTAAAAGGTTCTTGTTTTGATCTTGCATCAGAACCGAAATATGACTTGTGGGCGACACAAGGAAGATATTCAATCTCAACTCTGTCAACTGGCAAAGTCGGAGCACTGTTTGAATATTGATCGTGGGCGTTTTGAATCACTTATCAGTGTCAAAACCCAGGTCGTAGAACCAAATATCCAACCTGTAGATATGGGCAATATGAATGCTAGATTTGAACATGATACAGAACAAATTGTCTTGCCTGGTTACAAGGTTGGATTCTTTCCAATTTAGTTTTGCTGGAATAGTTTCTTTACTCGTTGTTTTCCATAATGTTCTGTTTGTGTGGAGGTTTGTTTGCTTACAAATTACTTCCACATTTATCTACAATTTCTGCCGTACTCATTCTTAATCTTTTCCATGCAAAGTGGTGCAGAAGTTAAGGTACTGAAGTGTTGAGCAGACTGAAGGAGGTGAGAAAGGATTTAGTTATTAGACCAAGCTGAAAGGGTTGAATAGGAGGCATGGGATTAAGTGGGAAGAGaaatttatattgcatcccctAAGGGTTGTGTTCCTTTGTTTGAGTTAGTGGTAGTGTTTTATTAGACTTGTTAAGATAATCTTTTGGTTTAGCTATCCATTTTGGTGTTAGCGTGGGGTCTATTAAAATTGTTTCTTGTTGGAAAAATGTGGACAGTTCACAGGTTTCGAaggttatttatttttgttgggGCACCCGGGGGTGGGGGAAGCTCATACCTGTGTTAATGGGGAAAGAGAATGAGTAGTAAACTCACTATTGTCACTTCTTCAGATTTTCCTGCTCTCCAGTGGCACCTTCTGCTAAATTGTGACGCCTAGAGTTTTCATTGTTATTCCTTATATGATCTTTAGTTTGTTAGAATCAAAGATAATATTGGCACTTTCTTTCCAGATATCTTGCTTGTGGGGCTTGCAGGTGTTTTTTGGATCTTTTGAGTTGTGATGTATGATCAACTGATTCCTTAAAGGTTTGGTCATTGGTCCTTGAGATTCAATGTTCTTGCTTTCATTTATTTCTATTCTAACTGTGCAATTTGGAAAGGTAGAATCACTTTATCCATTAGATCTTTTACACAAGTCAAAGACCAGAAGTTAATTAcccagaaagggggggggggggaccagaAGTCTGTTTGTTGAGTTGTAATGAATCTGTATCCAGGCTATAAGATATTAAAATTGGTCTGACAACGTTTCCAATTTTTACAGTGTAAAGAGATGGATTAGGCCTTCTCATTCTGTTCCTCAATTTAGTTATAGTGGTAGACTGACTTGTAACTGGTTCAATGATGAAATGGCAtttagattttgttgtattTAAGAATGTAATGGAAAAAATTTAGAAGCTTCCAATGCATTCAATTTTCCTAGTCCTTTTCATAACTTAAACTCTCATAACATTGGTTTCTAATATCTAGACTCATAATATCGTCTTCTAAAGTACCCCAATTATTAGCCTTGTGTATGGCATGCAGAAGAGTTGGGGCAGTTCAGCCAATTAGGCAGCCATAATGTCAGCTCATCCATTATGATTTACTGTCTTCTGAGCTACTGTTGATctatatgaatatttttatttcgTTTCTCCTTAGCCTGTGGTTTGTTCTGAGCTACTTTGAATCTTTGTGTTATTTTGAGGTGTTTTGAGTTTCATGCTAAGATTGGCCATGGGATCCTCGTGACTAAGAGAATTTTGGTTCTTATTATCGGGTTCAACTTCCTGTCAACTTGAATATTCTATTACACTTTGGCATCAAACGTTGAGTTTCTCTTGATTCAGGGAGGTGCACTTCAATGGCACAGTAACAGTTGTGCATCAGCTGGTCCAGAACCCATTCCTTTTATTTCTATCGAAAGCTATGCTGAGGAAATATTGTTGTGTCATGAGAAACCCACAGAGTTTGGTGGCTTTGGCTGCCACACCAATTGTTGCTTGAAGGAGCAAACTCAGCATCCAGTTGTTAAAGAAAGCTTGCAGGGCCCACCAAAAGTTACTCCACGTGAGTTAACAAGCCAAGAGAGAGACAATGTGATCTTACGAtacaaggagaagaggaaggcaaGGAGGTAACCATACTACTTCCCCTGCTATATGATATATCTTTTAAGACATATAAGGGATTAAATGAAATTTATGGGCTTTTGGTGCCATAAGAGTTGGCTATGCTTTACATTATGACTCTGTTCAAGCATGCCTATTTCAATTATTCCATATTGTTCAGGGACTCTGGCGAGAGACCACCTATAAAGACACGTGGGCTGATGATTTACTCTGTTATAGCACTTGTTTTATAGTCCAATGCTACATTATTTGCACTATTGCCCAATAAGTGTGGTGTTATGGAAAATTGCCTATAGGATGTGAACTCTTGACTTTAAATTCAATGTTTTTCTGAATCTTCCCCGTGTGCACGTGATTGGTGTGATCATATTATCAATTCATGAGATGATATTCTTAATTTTAGATTCGACAAGCGCATCCGGTATGAATCCCGGAAAGCTCGTGCAGAAAGCAGGACAAGAATTAGGGGACGTTTTGCAAAGCTGGATCACTGAAATACTTGGACGCGATCAAGACACTGCATTTTGAATtggttgggtttcttaaatGTTTCTAAATGTGTTTTAGCAGGTAGCTTTTGGgtcttatttcttatttatttgtttcttataCTTGTAATAGCTCATGAAGTTAAAAGATAACAAATGTGCTAtgtatcattttcctttttgtgcaGTTAAATGTAAAAGTTCGTGCATTTGC
Protein-coding regions in this window:
- the LOC122058392 gene encoding zinc finger protein CONSTANS-LIKE 13-like isoform X1, translating into MERSEMADSEIPPRRGEEEQGGDAEGVPVVAAEEEEKKLEQNDKTHQRLCDFCNESLAILYCRADTAKLCFSCDREVHLGNPLFRKHTRSLLCDCCDSKPASIFCSTENIVLCQNCDWETHDVLSSLHDRRPLEEFSGCPSVTDFSSIFGFDDVGDKSLLPMADQDDGGLVGSGFYASVGGIVDELSDAFVWETSPVVSLDDLILSSNSSHNFQAIGNPPLPKNRNMTCGRHKEDIQSQLCQLAKSEHCLNIDRGRFESLISVKTQVVEPNIQPVDMGNMNARFEHDTEQIVLPGYKGGALQWHSNSCASAGPEPIPFISIESYAEEILLCHEKPTEFGGFGCHTNCCLKEQTQHPVVKESLQGPPKVTPRELTSQERDNVILRYKEKRKARRFDKRIRYESRKARAESRTRIRGRFAKLDH
- the LOC122058392 gene encoding zinc finger protein CONSTANS-LIKE 13-like isoform X2, whose product is MERSEMADSEIPPRRGEEEQGGDAEGVPVVAAEEEEKKLEQNDKTHQRLCDFCNESLAILYCRADTAKLCFSCDREVHLGNPLFRKHTRSLLCDCCDSKPASIFCSTENIVLCQNCDWETHDVLSSLHDRRPLEEFSGCPSVTDFSSIFGFDDVGDKSLLPMADQDDGGLVGSGFYASVGGIVDELSDAFVWETSPVVSLDDLILSSNSSHNFQAIGNPPLPKGGALQWHSNSCASAGPEPIPFISIESYAEEILLCHEKPTEFGGFGCHTNCCLKEQTQHPVVKESLQGPPKVTPRELTSQERDNVILRYKEKRKARRFDKRIRYESRKARAESRTRIRGRFAKLDH